The following nucleotide sequence is from Natronosalvus caseinilyticus.
GCGTGCCGACGAAGAACACGCGGTTGGCGCGGTCGCCGGTCGGCAGCAGGGCGTAGTTCGGGGCGCGTTCGTCGTCGGATTCCTTGAACGCGTACGTCGAGTCGTTGAATTCGGAGGCAAAGACGCGCTTGGCGACTTCGCGGGTGAGTTGCGTCTGAGACATTTACATCGACCTCGCTTTGATCAGCAGTTCCTCGGCGTCGACCGGCCCGTCAAGCTCCTCGACCTCGTCGGCCAGCACGTAGCGGCCGAAGGTCGGGCCCTCGATGTGGTAGTAGGTGCCGACGACTCGCTCGCGGATCTCGTCGGCGACGACGGTCGTGTCGAGGGCGTCCATCGCCATGTCCTTGGCCTCCTCGAGGCTGATCCCCGTCAGCCCCTCGGTGGCCTCGGCGTCGAAGATGACCTCGTGGGCGTCGAGGCCGTCGTCGACGACTCCCTTGATGCGGAGGTCGAAGTCGCCCTCGACCTCGCCGTGGTCTGGACAGCGCCCGTTCTGGAGGACGTAGGTACAGTCCTCCTCGGGACAGCGCTTGATGAGGCCGCTGCCGCTCTGCATGTCCACCAGCGCCCCCTCGATTTCGCTGGTGTCGTCGCCGACCTCGAGGTCCTCCTCGAGTTCCTCGACGACGGTCGTCGAATTGAGTTTTACCGAGTACCGGCCCTGGTACTCGTCGGTGACGACGTTACGAAGGTCGTAGACGCCGCCCTCCTCGAGGCTCGGGAGGTCGGATTTGGCCCACTTGGTGAACTTGATGGTGCCCGTCGGGTCGCCCAGGAGGCCGACCTGTGCGATGGAGTCGCTGCGGGGCTCCCAGAGTTCGATGACCTTGGCGGTGAGGTCGATCCACTCCTCGGGTTCGTCGACGTCCTCGATCTGGGCGCGCTCGCTGCCGCCGCTCGAGATGTCCTCGCGCTCGAGGCCGGCCTCGTCGAGGTAGTGCGTCGTCACGGATCGGCGAGCCTCGTCCATCGGGACTTTGTACTCGTCGACCAGCGTGGTGAGTCGCTTCTCGACGTCTTCGACCTCGAGGTCGATGTGGTCTGAAAACTGCGCGTGTATGTCTTCTGCGTGTTGGCGTACGTCGCTCATCGGATCACGCCTCCTCTTGTGTATCCATGGGAGGCATGCCGGTGTTCGTGCCCGATCGTATTTAAACTGCCGCTACCGGGGTGAAAGTGGTCCTCGAGCGTGTTCGATGCGTCGGTCGTCTTCGTCCCTTCCTCGATCGAGAAAGAGACTCGAGCAGCTGCTCTGGCCAACAGTATATGTGTCCGGCCCACGAACGCAACCCACAATGGCAGATCGGCGTCGACTCGAGCGATTTCTGCGCTCGAAACTCGAGCAGGCGGGAACCCAGTACGCGGAGGTTCGTCGGTCGGCGGACGGTCAGCTCGAGGAGGCACGGGAAGCGTATCGCGTGGCGCGAAACGCGCGGAGTCTCCCGACGGACGACGCGGGACGGACGAAGATCGTCTGCCGCCGATTCGCGGAGAAACGAGCCGCGAAACTGGACGAGGAGTTCCGCCCGGCGTGTTACGAGGCGGACCACCCCGACTGCGAGGGCTGCGTCGAGGACGTTCACGAGGGACGTATCGAGACCTGGTGATCGGTGGGAGCGGGTTTTTCGGGATCGACGGTGCTACGACCGACGGTACAGGTCGATGCCGACCGCCATTGCCCAGAGGTAACAGAGCGGGATCAGCAGCGTCGCGACGTCGAACAGCCAGTGGCCCTCGCTGCCG
It contains:
- a CDS encoding replication factor A (Replication protein A protects and stabilize the intermediate ssDNA that is generated by the unwinding action of a DNA helicase at the replication fork. In addition, SSBs prevent the formation of secondary structures by single-stranded template DNA.), with protein sequence MSDVRQHAEDIHAQFSDHIDLEVEDVEKRLTTLVDEYKVPMDEARRSVTTHYLDEAGLEREDISSGGSERAQIEDVDEPEEWIDLTAKVIELWEPRSDSIAQVGLLGDPTGTIKFTKWAKSDLPSLEEGGVYDLRNVVTDEYQGRYSVKLNSTTVVEELEEDLEVGDDTSEIEGALVDMQSGSGLIKRCPEEDCTYVLQNGRCPDHGEVEGDFDLRIKGVVDDGLDAHEVIFDAEATEGLTGISLEEAKDMAMDALDTTVVADEIRERVVGTYYHIEGPTFGRYVLADEVEELDGPVDAEELLIKARSM
- a CDS encoding DUF7091 family protein — encoded protein: MADRRRLERFLRSKLEQAGTQYAEVRRSADGQLEEAREAYRVARNARSLPTDDAGRTKIVCRRFAEKRAAKLDEEFRPACYEADHPDCEGCVEDVHEGRIETW